A genome region from uncultured Methanobrevibacter sp. includes the following:
- a CDS encoding DUF3021 domain-containing protein, protein MKFTDLIKSLALGAFVGCFIGLLVAVLISLEAGPQNISFSGVDIINLFLGCIVAGWAFSLTGMIYERDDIALPLQIIFQMGIGMTVLFLIAIYLKWMPVEFGIGPVITWIAIALVFGAVFWCGFYVYYYLMARDLNKKIELSK, encoded by the coding sequence ATGAAGTTTACAGATTTAATTAAAAGTTTAGCATTAGGTGCTTTCGTTGGTTGTTTTATAGGTTTGCTGGTCGCAGTCCTGATTTCACTTGAGGCAGGCCCTCAAAATATCAGTTTTTCAGGAGTTGACATTATAAATCTGTTTTTAGGATGCATTGTTGCAGGATGGGCATTCTCTCTTACAGGTATGATTTATGAAAGGGATGACATTGCACTGCCGTTACAGATAATCTTTCAGATGGGTATCGGAATGACCGTACTGTTTTTAATAGCGATATATCTCAAATGGATGCCAGTTGAATTTGGAATAGGTCCTGTAATAACATGGATTGCAATTGCTCTTGTATTTGGAGCTGTTTTCTGGTGCGGTTTTTATGTTTATTATTATTTGATGGCTCGTGATTTAAATAAAAAAATAGAATTAAGTAAATAG
- a CDS encoding right-handed parallel beta-helix repeat-containing protein, whose protein sequence is MNNKKILVSFLLVVLIAISLGSVSAADSADVLSDNATSIEPASASVADVQTAVDSAKNVGDTVDLSKNAEYDFTNQTVTINNPGIIIDGKGTTTIKGHGDGQGIFRINAQNVTIQGIKFIDTNPKNDFKYNGSTNGWGISASAANGGLVQNCEFQDFNSGIVIMQTTGFTVENNKFTGGYTTQLLNDPTVNKETGSKSLNIYRQSSGVMVKNNTFDGPILDGVSIAQGSGANYVIGNTFINNCYSIYFGGASTKGSKIENNTFINCGYFEEGDIKWEGLPVISMQKASDDIAVENNHFFVRSDNVLIAAEKGNEAHGSPTPIGNINITSNTVELNSPDGNMANVILFHILVRDGASGLNITSPIIVAENVLNGATGISIWFDDNEILSANNIILNETLDANQYYGAKTLYTTEISTDNVAVKAGDAGKLYAYLFDNTGVALSNKDVTIVIDGEAQTVKTDDDGCASLDVKYASATTKYATIIYAGEGNLYKSSMATAKISVTKKATALTAAKATLKVKKVKKVTVTLKSAGKAVAGKKITIKVNGKTFSAKTNSKGKATISVKVLKKGKFNAVVKFAGDGAYNAVTKTVKYTVK, encoded by the coding sequence ATGAATAACAAAAAGATATTGGTATCTTTTCTTTTAGTTGTTTTAATTGCAATATCTCTCGGTTCAGTATCTGCAGCAGACTCAGCAGATGTTTTATCCGACAATGCAACTTCAATTGAACCTGCAAGTGCTAGTGTTGCAGATGTCCAGACTGCAGTTGATTCAGCTAAAAATGTCGGAGATACAGTTGATTTAAGTAAAAATGCAGAATATGATTTTACTAATCAAACAGTAACAATTAATAATCCTGGTATTATTATTGATGGTAAAGGAACTACAACAATCAAAGGTCATGGTGACGGACAGGGAATTTTCCGTATTAACGCTCAAAACGTTACTATTCAAGGAATTAAATTCATAGACACCAACCCTAAAAATGATTTCAAATACAATGGTTCCACTAACGGTTGGGGTATAAGTGCTTCAGCTGCTAACGGTGGTCTTGTACAAAACTGTGAATTCCAAGATTTCAACAGTGGTATTGTAATAATGCAAACTACTGGATTTACTGTTGAAAACAATAAATTCACCGGCGGTTACACAACTCAATTATTAAATGACCCTACTGTAAATAAAGAAACTGGTTCCAAATCATTAAACATTTACAGACAATCTTCTGGCGTAATGGTTAAAAACAATACTTTTGACGGACCTATTCTTGACGGTGTATCAATTGCACAAGGTAGTGGAGCAAACTATGTAATCGGTAACACTTTCATTAATAACTGTTACTCTATTTACTTCGGTGGAGCATCCACTAAAGGATCAAAAATCGAAAACAATACTTTCATCAATTGTGGTTACTTCGAAGAAGGTGACATAAAATGGGAAGGTTTACCAGTTATCAGTATGCAAAAAGCATCAGATGATATTGCTGTAGAAAATAATCATTTCTTCGTAAGATCTGACAATGTTTTAATCGCTGCTGAAAAAGGTAACGAAGCTCACGGTTCTCCTACTCCTATTGGAAATATCAACATCACTTCAAACACTGTTGAGTTAAACAGTCCTGATGGTAATATGGCCAATGTAATTTTATTCCACATTTTAGTAAGAGACGGTGCATCCGGTTTAAACATCACTTCTCCAATTATTGTAGCTGAAAATGTTTTAAACGGTGCTACTGGTATTTCAATCTGGTTTGATGATAATGAAATATTATCCGCTAACAACATTATCTTAAATGAAACTTTAGACGCAAACCAATACTACGGTGCAAAAACTTTATACACTACTGAAATCTCTACTGATAACGTAGCTGTTAAAGCAGGAGACGCAGGCAAATTATATGCTTACTTATTCGATAATACTGGTGTTGCATTATCCAATAAAGATGTAACTATCGTTATCGATGGTGAAGCTCAAACTGTTAAAACTGATGATGACGGATGTGCTTCTTTAGATGTTAAATATGCTAGCGCTACAACCAAATACGCTACCATTATTTATGCTGGTGAAGGTAACCTCTACAAATCATCAATGGCTACAGCTAAAATTTCAGTAACCAAAAAAGCTACTGCATTAACCGCAGCAAAAGCTACTTTAAAAGTTAAAAAAGTTAAAAAAGTAACTGTAACCTTAAAATCTGCTGGTAAAGCTGTTGCAGGTAAAAAAATTACCATTAAAGTAAATGGTAAAACTTTCTCTGCAAAAACCAACTCCAAAGGTAAAGCTACCATTTCTGTAAAAGTACTCAAAAAAGGCAAATTCAATGCTGTTGTTAAATTTGCAGGTGACGGAGCTTACAATGCAGTAACTAAAACTGTTAAATACACTGTAAAATAG